TCGCAGCTCCTTGCACCGCGAAAAACGCCCGCTGGCCGATGGCCCGTGAATAGATGACCGGCACACTCAGGGTCAGCCCGATCATCAGCATGCCGCCGATTGAACCCAGCCCGAACACCGCGATGTAGAGCAATCCCTGGCCGATGCCGCTGGTATTCGATACGATCACCAGCATCAATGCTGCTGAACCGGCCACACCATGGGCCATCCCGATCAGCAGAGGCCGGAGCGACTGCCTGGCCCAATGCGGATGGGCATGATCCTCGCGGCGACGGTGGCTGTGCAAATGCACATGCGGCTCGCCGTCATGCACGTGACGATGCAGATGCCAGCGCTCACGAAACAGCTTGAGCGCCAGCGTCCCGCCAAGCACGACGAGCAACAACCCCACGCCGCTTTCGGCCAACAAGGCAACCGGTTCTGGAATATGAACACCGGAGACCAGCACCACAGCCCCGACCAGCATCAGCGTCAGGGTATGGCCGACTCCCCACCAGAGGCCCACGAGGCCGGAGGCCCGCACGGAGGGGCGTTCGGCCAGCACCGTCGAAACCGCCGCTAAGTGATCGGCATCCAGGGCATGACGCAGCCCGAGCAGGAACCCGACGCTGAGAAAGGTAAGAAGGTTCGACTCAACCATGGAGGCCCCTGACTAGAATTCGGGGCACGGACATCGGTTGTGCGGGCCGAAGCTCACCCGCCACGGGCATGCATTTCCAGGTGCGGATCGCCCCGAAGTTGATCGATCCCGATCAGCTTGCCGTTGCGCAACCCGACCTCCTCCAAAGCCTTGCGCGATTCGGCGCCCCGGTCACGCCGGCCCTGCCAGCCCGCGCTGATCAACTCGCGCATCCGGTCAGGACTGGCACCGGCTCGCATCGGCTGCCGAAGGTCCGCCCCCTTCGACGCATAGAGACACAAGTACCACATGCCATCGGCGGTCACGCGACTCCGGTCACAGGTCGAACAGAACGGCTGCGTGGTCGACGCGATGATGCCGAAGGTGGTTCCGTCAGGCAACAAGAACCGCTGAGCCGGCGCGGTCCCGCGCCCCGGCAGCGGGACAATCGGACCATAGTGCTGTGTCAATGTTTCAAGGATGGCTGCCTGCGACAACACTTTCGCCATGGCCCAATCATTGGCCCCGCCGACATCCATATATTCAATGAACCGCACCTCGGCCCGATAGTGCTTCGCAAACTCGATCAGCGCCACCAGCTCGTCATCGTTAAATCCACGAATCGCCACGGTATCGAGCTTGAGCCCGGTGAAACCGACACGCCCGACCGACTCAATCCCTTCGATAACCCGCGCAAACTCATCCCGCCGCGTCAGCTGCCGGAACCGTTCAGGGCGCAACGTATCCAGACTGACCGTGACTCGATGCAGTCCGGCCTCATACAGCTCCTGCGCATTATCCGCGAGCAGAATACCGTTGGTCGTCAGGGCGATCTCAGCAATCCGCCGGTCTTGCAGGAGCAGCCGGACGAGACGAGACAAGTCCCGGCGCAGCAATGGCTCACCGCCGGTCAGCCTGACCTTATCGACGCCGAGGTCGGCAAAATAGCCAGTCAGCGTCGCCATCTCCTCGAAGCTCAGGACGTCTTCGCGCGGCAACCAGACATAGTCTTCTTCTGGCATACAGTACTGGCAGCGAAGATTGCAGCGATCCGTGACAGAGAGCCGCAAACTGCCCAGCGGGCGATCATGGGCATCCACCACTTTGGAAGGAGCGAAACTGTCAGGCAACTGCGACATGTGTGTGACTCATCGCCCGTTACGCACGACAAACTACGGATGCTCTTCCACCCACACCTCACCCTCAGGCGTGTGTTCGAGCTTCCAAATCGGAGTAATCTGCTTCAGTTCGTCGATGGCCCACTTGCAGGCCTGGAACGCTTCCGCCCGATGCTCGGCGCCGGCGATGATCAACACGATATTCTCACCGATCGTAATTTCTCCGTACCGGTGGATGATCAACAGCTCCAGAATGTCGAAATCCTTGAGCGCCCGCTCACG
This genomic window from Nitrospira sp. contains:
- the moaA gene encoding GTP 3',8-cyclase MoaA encodes the protein MSQLPDSFAPSKVVDAHDRPLGSLRLSVTDRCNLRCQYCMPEEDYVWLPREDVLSFEEMATLTGYFADLGVDKVRLTGGEPLLRRDLSRLVRLLLQDRRIAEIALTTNGILLADNAQELYEAGLHRVTVSLDTLRPERFRQLTRRDEFARVIEGIESVGRVGFTGLKLDTVAIRGFNDDELVALIEFAKHYRAEVRFIEYMDVGGANDWAMAKVLSQAAILETLTQHYGPIVPLPGRGTAPAQRFLLPDGTTFGIIASTTQPFCSTCDRSRVTADGMWYLCLYASKGADLRQPMRAGASPDRMRELISAGWQGRRDRGAESRKALEEVGLRNGKLIGIDQLRGDPHLEMHARGG